One window of the uncultured Methanobrevibacter sp. genome contains the following:
- the hcp gene encoding hydroxylamine reductase, translating into MSDFNMFCYQCSQTARGSACTNVGVCGKNGTVARLQDNLIFAMKGISAYNYHCNELGVTDDSVDEFLTKGLYSTLTNVNFDVGDLVQLGLDSGEANFKVMKMLKEAHIKNFGEPVPTEVKVGAQEGPAIIVTGHDLKALEELLKQTEGTGVKVYTHSEMLPAHGYPELNKYESLAGQIGGAWIDQKKIFSKYNAAILGTTNCVLLPKPEYAERLFTMDIVKIPGAQVIEDYDFKPLIDKAIELGGLEAEELSTVTTGFGLSTILSLAPQIKELVLAGKIKRFFLVAGCDTPNPRMSYYREFVKELPEDTIVLTLACNKFRFNDLDLGDIEGIPRLLDLGQCNDAIVAIDLAVALCELFEMELNELPLTIVLSWMEQKAAAILWTLLYLGKTDMFIGPVLPAWANEDILNVLVENFNLTPISTPKEDIKKIMG; encoded by the coding sequence ATGAGTGATTTCAACATGTTTTGTTATCAATGTTCCCAAACTGCAAGAGGCAGTGCATGTACAAATGTAGGGGTATGCGGTAAAAATGGTACTGTTGCAAGACTTCAAGACAACTTGATCTTTGCAATGAAAGGTATTTCTGCCTACAACTACCACTGCAACGAATTAGGAGTAACTGATGATAGTGTAGACGAATTCTTGACTAAAGGATTATACTCCACTTTAACCAACGTAAACTTTGATGTAGGAGATTTAGTTCAATTAGGACTTGACTCTGGAGAAGCAAACTTTAAGGTCATGAAAATGCTTAAGGAAGCTCATATCAAAAACTTTGGTGAACCAGTGCCAACTGAAGTGAAAGTAGGAGCTCAAGAAGGTCCGGCTATTATAGTAACCGGTCATGACTTAAAGGCTTTAGAAGAATTATTAAAGCAAACTGAAGGAACTGGTGTAAAGGTTTACACACACAGTGAAATGTTGCCTGCACATGGTTACCCAGAGTTAAACAAATATGAATCTTTAGCAGGTCAAATCGGTGGAGCTTGGATTGATCAAAAGAAAATATTCTCCAAGTACAATGCAGCAATCTTAGGTACTACCAACTGTGTATTGTTACCAAAACCTGAGTATGCTGAAAGATTGTTCACTATGGATATCGTAAAAATCCCTGGTGCACAGGTAATTGAGGATTATGACTTCAAGCCATTGATTGATAAAGCTATTGAATTAGGCGGTCTTGAAGCTGAAGAGCTTTCTACTGTAACTACTGGTTTCGGTTTAAGCACTATTTTATCCTTAGCACCTCAAATCAAGGAACTAGTGCTTGCTGGTAAAATAAAAAGATTCTTCCTTGTAGCTGGTTGTGACACTCCAAACCCAAGAATGAGCTATTACAGAGAATTCGTAAAGGAATTGCCAGAAGATACAATTGTATTAACCCTCGCTTGTAATAAGTTCAGATTCAATGACCTTGACTTAGGAGACATTGAAGGAATTCCAAGACTATTGGACTTAGGTCAATGTAACGATGCTATTGTAGCTATTGATCTTGCTGTTGCATTATGTGAATTGTTTGAAATGGAATTGAATGAATTGCCTCTTACCATTGTATTAAGTTGGATGGAACAAAAGGCAGCTGCAATCCTCTGGACCTTGTTATACCTTGGAAAAACAGATATGTTCATTGGACCTGTTCTTCCTGCTTGGGCTAATGAGGACATATTGAATGTTTTAGTTGAAAACTTCAACTTGACTCCAATATCAACTCCAAAAGAAGATATCAAAAAGATTATGGGATAA
- the ilvD gene encoding dihydroxy-acid dehydratase encodes MNSDKVKAGVQRAPHRSLLRACGLKDDDFEKPFIGIANSYTDIVPGHIHLRELVEYVKEGIRVAGGIPFEFDTMAICDGIAMNHEGMKYSLASREIVVSTVESMTMGHCFDGLVMIPSCDKVVPGMLMAAARLDVPSIFVTGGPMEPGKYNDKNADLITVFEAVGELSSGKITEEELYELECCACPGAGSCSGLFTANTMACVTETLGMSLPTCATALALSDKKKELAVASGKRIVEMVKEDLKPSDIMTQAAFENAIAMDMALGGSSNTALHIPAIAYELEEKQVHADLDLFDEISDKVAHIALLSPAGEDTMADLHADGGIPAVLKTIESKLDTSVMTCTGKTLEENLKDAKVTGNGVIHTLDDPIHEAGGLTVLKGNLAPNGSIVKSAAVPEDMMQLKGPAKVYNSEEDAVEAIFNHELKEGDILVIRCEGPKGGPGMREMLNPTSAIMGMGIKNVGLITDGRFSGGTRGPCIGHVSPEAMSGGPIAALKDGDIIEIDITNGNLNVELSDEEIKERIANADLPEKKVKGWLNIYRRSVSSADEGAILR; translated from the coding sequence ATGAACAGTGATAAAGTAAAAGCAGGAGTCCAAAGAGCACCACACAGATCTCTTTTACGTGCTTGTGGATTGAAGGATGATGATTTTGAAAAACCATTCATTGGTATTGCAAACAGTTACACTGACATTGTACCTGGCCATATTCACCTTAGGGAATTAGTGGAATATGTAAAGGAAGGTATTAGGGTAGCTGGAGGAATTCCATTTGAATTTGATACCATGGCTATCTGTGATGGTATTGCAATGAACCACGAGGGTATGAAATATTCACTTGCTTCACGTGAAATCGTAGTAAGCACTGTAGAGAGCATGACAATGGGGCATTGCTTTGACGGTCTTGTAATGATTCCAAGTTGTGATAAGGTTGTTCCAGGTATGCTTATGGCTGCTGCAAGACTTGATGTTCCATCCATCTTTGTAACCGGTGGACCAATGGAACCTGGAAAATACAATGACAAGAATGCAGACTTGATCACTGTATTTGAAGCAGTCGGTGAATTGTCCTCTGGAAAGATTACTGAAGAGGAACTATATGAATTGGAATGCTGTGCTTGTCCTGGAGCTGGAAGCTGTTCTGGATTATTTACTGCAAACACCATGGCATGTGTCACTGAAACTCTTGGTATGAGCTTGCCTACCTGTGCTACAGCTCTTGCATTAAGTGATAAGAAAAAGGAATTGGCTGTAGCTAGCGGTAAAAGAATTGTAGAAATGGTAAAAGAGGACTTAAAGCCATCTGACATCATGACTCAAGCAGCATTTGAAAACGCTATTGCAATGGATATGGCTCTTGGTGGATCAAGTAACACAGCATTGCATATTCCAGCTATTGCATATGAACTAGAAGAAAAGCAAGTTCATGCAGACTTGGATTTATTTGATGAAATCAGTGATAAGGTAGCTCATATTGCACTTTTATCTCCTGCAGGAGAAGACACCATGGCAGACTTGCATGCTGACGGAGGTATTCCTGCAGTATTGAAAACTATAGAGTCAAAATTAGACACTTCAGTCATGACCTGTACTGGAAAAACATTGGAAGAAAATTTGAAAGATGCAAAAGTCACTGGAAATGGTGTCATTCATACACTTGATGATCCTATTCACGAAGCTGGAGGACTTACTGTACTTAAAGGTAACCTTGCTCCAAACGGTTCAATTGTAAAGTCTGCAGCTGTACCTGAAGACATGATGCAACTAAAAGGCCCTGCTAAAGTCTATAATAGTGAAGAGGATGCTGTTGAAGCTATTTTCAATCATGAGCTTAAGGAAGGGGACATTCTTGTAATCAGATGTGAAGGTCCAAAAGGAGGTCCTGGAATGAGAGAGATGCTAAACCCAACTTCCGCTATTATGGGAATGGGTATCAAGAATGTTGGACTCATTACAGATGGACGTTTCTCTGGAGGAACAAGAGGTCCTTGCATAGGTCACGTATCTCCTGAAGCGATGAGTGGCGGACCAATTGCAGCACTCAAAGATGGAGACATAATTGAAATCGACATCACAAACGGTAACTTGAATGTTGAATTGTCTGATGAGGAAATCAAGGAAAGAATTGCAAATGCAGATCTTCCTGAGAAAAAGGTCAAAGGATGGCTAAACATCTACAGACGTTCAGTATCCTCTGCAGACGAAGGGGCTATCTTAAGATAG
- a CDS encoding bifunctional 5,6,7,8-tetrahydromethanopterin hydro-lyase/3-hexulose-6-phosphate synthase, whose amino-acid sequence MFIGEALIGDGDELAHVDLLIGEKDGPVGNAFANGLSQLSVGHTPLLSVIRPNLITKPATIIIPKVTVGDLDDASKIFGPAQTAVGRAVADCVEEGIIPKDKAEDWVINASVFISPAAQDYRKIYQYNYAATKLAIKRALKGYPDIDKVLYEKDRGTHAIMGFKAIKLYEPPYLQVALDLDNEEAMARIIKQLPNRERILLEAGTPLVKKFGVGIVGKIRELAPSAFIIADLKTLDVGRVEVKMAADETADAVAISGLGTIESIEKAIHETQKQGIYSILDMMNVDNFTDKIKQLNPEFMPDIVLLHRNVDLESKLRAEGKNLDDVSAWGNIKEIKELTGGLAAVAGGITPEKAEEAFEKGADIIIAGRYIIGSGDPRRAAEDFLAHMPVDPNHMRVVMEDDEQI is encoded by the coding sequence ATGTTTATAGGAGAAGCTCTTATCGGAGACGGAGACGAATTAGCACACGTTGATTTACTTATTGGTGAAAAAGACGGTCCTGTAGGAAACGCTTTTGCTAATGGATTAAGCCAATTATCTGTTGGACACACCCCATTACTCAGTGTAATCAGACCTAACTTAATTACCAAACCAGCTACAATCATTATTCCTAAAGTAACTGTTGGTGACTTAGATGATGCAAGCAAAATCTTTGGACCAGCTCAAACTGCTGTAGGTAGAGCTGTAGCTGATTGTGTAGAAGAAGGAATCATTCCTAAAGACAAGGCTGAAGATTGGGTAATTAATGCAAGCGTATTCATCAGCCCAGCTGCTCAAGATTACAGAAAAATCTACCAATACAACTATGCAGCAACCAAACTTGCAATCAAAAGAGCATTGAAAGGTTACCCAGACATTGACAAAGTATTATACGAAAAAGATCGTGGAACCCACGCAATTATGGGATTCAAAGCAATCAAGCTTTACGAACCACCTTACTTGCAAGTTGCTCTTGACCTTGACAATGAAGAGGCAATGGCAAGAATCATTAAACAACTCCCTAACAGAGAAAGAATCCTCCTTGAAGCAGGAACTCCTCTCGTTAAAAAATTCGGAGTTGGAATTGTTGGAAAAATCAGAGAATTGGCACCAAGTGCATTCATCATTGCTGATTTGAAAACTTTAGACGTGGGAAGAGTGGAAGTTAAAATGGCAGCGGATGAAACTGCTGATGCAGTTGCTATTTCCGGTCTCGGTACCATTGAATCAATTGAAAAAGCAATCCACGAAACTCAAAAGCAAGGTATTTACTCTATCCTCGATATGATGAATGTAGATAACTTCACTGATAAAATCAAACAACTCAACCCAGAGTTCATGCCAGACATTGTTCTTTTACACAGAAATGTTGACCTTGAAAGTAAACTTAGAGCTGAAGGTAAAAACCTTGATGACGTAAGTGCATGGGGTAACATTAAAGAGATTAAAGAACTCACTGGCGGTCTTGCTGCAGTAGCTGGAGGAATCACCCCAGAAAAAGCAGAAGAAGCATTTGAAAAAGGTGCAGATATCATCATCGCAGGAAGATACATCATTGGTTCTGGTGACCCAAGAAGAGCTGCAGAAGACTTCTTAGCTCACATGCCTGTAGATCCAAACCACATGAGAGTGGTTATGGAAGACGATGAGCAAATTTAA
- a CDS encoding cupin domain-containing protein: MDLKGKPIELESLIEYQEGSVVSMEVIKKELGTVTVFAFDKGQGLSEHSAPFDAMVQIIDGEAEITLAGEPHTVKKGEFLIMPANVPHALQAVNGPYKMVLTMIKSD, translated from the coding sequence ATGGATTTAAAAGGAAAACCAATCGAATTGGAAAGCTTGATTGAATATCAGGAAGGCTCAGTTGTGAGCATGGAAGTAATCAAAAAGGAACTTGGTACTGTAACTGTATTTGCATTTGACAAGGGACAAGGATTAAGTGAACATAGTGCTCCTTTTGATGCTATGGTTCAAATAATCGATGGTGAAGCGGAAATCACATTGGCTGGTGAACCTCACACAGTCAAGAAAGGGGAATTCCTCATCATGCCTGCAAATGTTCCACATGCTTTGCAAGCAGTTAACGGACCATATAAAATGGTTTTAACAATGATTAAATCAGATTAG
- a CDS encoding TrmB family transcriptional regulator has translation MEKIIESLEKFGLTRYEAKAYIGMCNLITGKAEEIAKSSEIPRSKIYNTLKALDKKGFIEITHTRPLEYKVVPPSEIIKMKKDELIKELESSQEKLDEIYNDQISEIQAPVWLVKTSENIINKEIEIVKRARKSINMRIGYLLAGEGEELIKAFKELPRGIPIKIMATPECYIDGKKIEIIKLFEDANLDNLEIEEADIRFVKIIMRDGKELFRTIVKSAGDEKSIVPDSCVGVHNRYDEICQNFDERFLNQFKKLKSKKVKK, from the coding sequence ATGGAAAAAATTATAGAATCTTTAGAAAAATTCGGATTAACACGATACGAAGCTAAGGCATATATAGGAATGTGCAATTTAATTACAGGCAAGGCTGAAGAGATTGCTAAATCTTCAGAGATCCCCCGATCAAAAATATATAATACTCTAAAAGCATTGGATAAAAAAGGATTTATTGAAATAACCCATACCAGACCTCTTGAATATAAGGTAGTCCCTCCAAGTGAAATAATCAAAATGAAAAAAGATGAACTGATTAAGGAACTTGAATCCTCCCAAGAGAAACTTGATGAAATCTATAATGACCAAATATCTGAGATACAGGCTCCAGTTTGGCTAGTCAAAACTAGCGAAAATATCATTAATAAAGAGATAGAAATCGTTAAGAGGGCCAGAAAATCAATCAACATGAGAATAGGATACTTGCTTGCGGGGGAAGGTGAAGAGCTTATCAAAGCGTTTAAGGAACTTCCAAGAGGGATTCCGATAAAAATAATGGCTACACCTGAATGTTATATTGATGGCAAAAAAATAGAAATCATAAAGTTGTTTGAAGATGCGAATTTAGACAATCTCGAGATAGAGGAAGCGGATATTAGATTTGTGAAAATAATCATGAGGGATGGGAAAGAGCTGTTCCGTACAATTGTTAAATCTGCGGGCGATGAGAAATCCATAGTTCCGGATAGTTGTGTAGGAGTGCATAACAGATATGACGAGATTTGTCAAAACTTCGATGAACGATTCCTGAATCAGTTCAAAAAGTTGAAATCTAAAAAAGTAAAAAAATAA
- a CDS encoding prephenate dehydrogenase yields the protein MAQDDNSNMTIIGGTHGLGRWLAEHLNNDFNIRITSRDESSGKPVAEEIGVEYSNNNIEAIKDADIILFSVPIEHMVETIREVAPHAPEGSLLMDVASVKTEPSEALEKYAPENAEILPCHPMFGPRVPTLKRQIIILTPIENRSSKWLPRVNDYLDKTDCEVVITTPKEHDKYMSIVQGLTHFSYISLASTIRKLNISVKESRNFSSPVYTIMLDMVSRVVYQNPYLYYSIQKNNRETSNARETLINESIYLSNLIEEGKEDDFVKSVVESAKHLDGYEDALARSDKAISMLTQKSNVLSKSIGKEVGLKHQHSENVHMGIVKEVGAKNVILDTGGNDEICFKLSNVDIMSENEIFEWKKNNLKLEYFNLSVLFPSNCNEKYLIEMFKNIEPVIDVKIVDVYNGEQIDDSQTSYTFHYSVFDRQEKDYVEEFIEGIGGTIRK from the coding sequence ATGGCACAGGATGATAATAGCAATATGACAATCATTGGAGGTACACATGGCTTAGGCAGGTGGCTTGCGGAACACTTGAACAATGACTTCAACATACGAATCACAAGTCGTGACGAAAGCTCTGGCAAACCAGTTGCAGAGGAAATAGGTGTTGAATACAGCAACAACAACATTGAAGCGATAAAAGATGCAGACATTATCCTCTTCAGCGTTCCTATAGAACATATGGTGGAAACCATAAGGGAAGTGGCTCCACATGCGCCTGAAGGATCACTCTTGATGGATGTTGCAAGCGTAAAGACAGAACCGTCAGAAGCCTTAGAAAAATATGCTCCAGAAAATGCAGAGATATTGCCATGCCACCCTATGTTCGGTCCAAGAGTCCCTACACTAAAAAGGCAAATCATCATATTGACTCCTATCGAAAACAGGTCCTCTAAGTGGTTGCCTCGTGTAAACGACTATTTAGATAAAACCGATTGTGAAGTTGTAATCACAACCCCAAAGGAACATGACAAGTATATGAGCATCGTCCAAGGATTGACTCATTTTTCATACATTAGCCTAGCTTCAACCATAAGGAAACTGAATATCAGTGTTAAGGAATCCAGAAACTTTTCAAGCCCTGTATACACCATAATGCTGGATATGGTCAGCCGTGTAGTTTATCAGAACCCTTATCTTTACTATTCCATTCAAAAGAATAACAGGGAAACATCAAATGCAAGGGAAACATTGATAAATGAAAGCATATACCTATCAAATCTGATTGAGGAAGGAAAAGAGGATGACTTTGTCAAATCTGTAGTTGAATCAGCAAAGCATTTGGACGGATATGAGGATGCTTTGGCTCGTTCAGATAAAGCAATAAGCATGCTAACCCAGAAATCAAATGTCTTGTCAAAATCAATAGGCAAGGAAGTCGGCTTAAAGCACCAGCACTCTGAAAATGTGCATATGGGAATCGTGAAGGAAGTCGGCGCAAAAAATGTTATACTGGATACTGGGGGCAATGATGAAATTTGCTTCAAGCTTTCCAATGTAGACATAATGTCTGAAAATGAAATCTTTGAATGGAAGAAGAATAACCTTAAACTGGAGTATTTCAATTTATCAGTGCTGTTTCCTTCAAATTGTAATGAGAAATACTTAATTGAAATGTTTAAAAACATTGAACCTGTCATTGATGTGAAAATAGTGGATGTTTATAATGGTGAACAGATTGATGATTCTCAAACAAGCTATACATTCCATTATTCAGTCTTCGATAGACAAGAAAAAGATTATGTTGAAGAATTCATTGAAGGAATTGGCGGAACCATAAGAAAATAA
- a CDS encoding zinc ribbon domain-containing protein, producing the protein MAFCNSCGRPMGRNDYGSNEDGSPNMDYCKDCFQNGEFTEPDITVNEMIIRHAKRMMKRNPDLREEEATGLLCNFLPNLKRWNPNPDDEIDEDEEPVMGYRGNARDMF; encoded by the coding sequence ATGGCATTTTGCAATTCTTGCGGTAGACCAATGGGAAGAAATGACTATGGAAGCAATGAAGACGGAAGTCCGAATATGGATTACTGTAAAGACTGTTTCCAAAATGGAGAGTTCACTGAACCTGACATTACCGTAAATGAAATGATCATTAGACATGCAAAAAGAATGATGAAAAGGAATCCGGATTTGCGTGAAGAGGAAGCAACTGGATTACTCTGCAATTTCCTTCCAAACTTGAAAAGATGGAATCCTAATCCTGATGATGAGATTGATGAGGATGAGGAACCTGTCATGGGTTACAGAGGAAATGCAAGAGACATGTTCTAA
- a CDS encoding ribonuclease domain-containing protein — protein MKNWKIIGLVLIVLLAVVAVSGCIGDDSDSGSSTLALNDINITEDGTYDSKEEVAAYISTYHKLPSNYITKGEAKALGWHGGSVEKYAPGKCIGGDIFTNRQSILPITHEYRECDIDTLGASSRGPKRIVYSTDDFEVYYTGDHYASFEHLT, from the coding sequence ATGAAAAATTGGAAAATTATTGGATTGGTATTAATCGTCTTGCTTGCTGTTGTTGCAGTGAGCGGTTGCATTGGAGATGATTCAGACTCTGGCTCTTCTACACTTGCTTTAAATGACATTAATATTACAGAAGATGGGACTTATGACTCTAAGGAAGAAGTTGCAGCCTATATAAGCACATATCACAAGCTTCCTTCCAATTACATTACCAAAGGAGAGGCAAAGGCTCTTGGATGGCATGGTGGAAGTGTTGAAAAATATGCTCCTGGAAAATGCATTGGAGGGGACATATTTACAAACCGCCAATCAATCTTGCCTATAACCCATGAGTATAGGGAATGTGATATTGATACATTAGGTGCATCAAGCAGAGGTCCTAAAAGAATAGTTTATTCAACTGATGACTTTGAAGTTTACTATACTGGAGACCATTATGCAAGCTTTGAGCATTTAACTTGA
- a CDS encoding barstar family protein, translated as MTNKLLENRRLRRKLKKIIDNMNEIVLYGEEMKENPHEYIKEKLDFPDYYGENLDALYDCLCELPDKIIIIKDSSILDKDLIATFKDASVENPDLKLILD; from the coding sequence ATGACAAATAAACTATTGGAAAATAGAAGACTGAGAAGAAAACTAAAAAAGATAATAGATAACATGAATGAAATAGTCTTGTATGGGGAAGAAATGAAAGAGAATCCTCATGAATACATTAAGGAAAAACTGGATTTCCCAGATTATTACGGTGAAAATCTTGATGCATTATACGATTGTCTTTGTGAATTGCCTGATAAAATCATCATTATCAAGGACAGTTCAATTCTTGATAAAGACCTAATAGCTACTTTTAAGGATGCATCAGTAGAAAATCCTGATTTGAAATTAATTTTAGATTAA
- a CDS encoding threonine--tRNA ligase, with translation MRVLLIHSDYIKYQVKNKTPVAEEIEEAQKNGAFDEALVVFSSIEKEDEENPSAIVKNLVAEVIKTNEEVNAEKIVLYPYAHLSSSLGAPKVAVQILKDAEEALKEEGLDVFRVPFGWYKAFEISCKGHPLSELSRTITADVEEEEEKEEKKPSTWLIFKDGETFDPKEYNYESKDLEKLVAYELGEGASDEGEPPHVKIMREKELCDYELASDIGNLKWYPKGRLVRDLLADYVYNFVVDLGAMPIETPIFYDLANDAIREHAAKFGERQYKTATKKDLMLRFACCFGAFRVLGESFLTWKNLPAKVYELSTYSFRFEKRGEVVGLKRLRAFTMPDMHSFCADMPQALEEFDAQVDMCVQTGVDLDVNYEAIFRATKDFYDEHKDWMEATAKRIGKPLLLEILPERKHYWSCKIDFAAIDYLGRPIENPTVQIDVESGRRFNIEYVDENEDAQNPIILHCSPTGSVERVICSLLENTAKEDGKAPMLPIWLSPSQVRILPIGEKHLDYANELADKIAAENIRVDVDNSDDRVGKKIRNASKEWIPYIVVIGDKEIETNNYNVTVRKTGEKVDMTADELIASVKEETEGMPFRRLPLPRNVAERINFK, from the coding sequence ATGAGAGTTTTACTTATTCACTCTGATTATATAAAATATCAAGTAAAAAACAAAACTCCAGTGGCTGAAGAAATAGAGGAAGCTCAAAAAAATGGAGCTTTTGATGAAGCTTTGGTTGTTTTCTCATCCATTGAAAAAGAGGACGAAGAAAACCCAAGCGCTATCGTCAAGAACTTAGTTGCTGAAGTTATAAAAACCAATGAAGAAGTTAATGCAGAAAAAATCGTCTTATACCCATATGCTCACCTTTCTTCATCCCTTGGTGCTCCTAAAGTAGCTGTGCAAATATTGAAAGATGCTGAGGAAGCACTTAAAGAAGAAGGATTGGATGTGTTTAGAGTACCATTCGGTTGGTATAAGGCATTCGAAATTTCTTGTAAAGGACACCCATTATCCGAACTTTCAAGAACCATTACTGCAGATGTCGAAGAAGAGGAAGAAAAGGAAGAGAAAAAACCATCCACCTGGTTAATATTCAAGGATGGTGAAACCTTTGACCCTAAGGAATACAACTATGAAAGCAAAGATTTGGAAAAATTAGTTGCATATGAATTAGGTGAAGGTGCAAGTGATGAAGGAGAGCCACCACATGTAAAGATCATGCGAGAAAAGGAATTGTGTGACTATGAACTTGCATCCGACATTGGAAACCTCAAATGGTATCCTAAAGGTAGATTAGTGCGTGACTTGCTTGCAGATTACGTTTACAATTTTGTAGTTGACTTAGGTGCAATGCCTATCGAAACTCCAATCTTCTATGACCTTGCAAATGATGCTATCAGGGAACATGCAGCTAAATTCGGTGAAAGACAATATAAAACCGCAACTAAAAAAGACTTAATGCTTAGATTTGCATGCTGTTTCGGTGCATTCAGAGTTCTTGGTGAATCTTTCTTAACTTGGAAAAACTTGCCTGCTAAGGTTTATGAATTATCCACTTACAGTTTCAGATTCGAGAAAAGAGGAGAAGTTGTAGGTCTTAAGAGACTCAGAGCATTTACCATGCCTGATATGCACAGTTTCTGTGCTGACATGCCACAAGCACTTGAAGAGTTTGATGCTCAAGTGGACATGTGTGTTCAAACCGGTGTAGACCTTGACGTTAACTACGAAGCAATCTTCAGAGCAACCAAAGACTTCTACGATGAACACAAGGACTGGATGGAAGCAACCGCTAAAAGAATAGGCAAACCATTATTACTCGAAATCTTGCCTGAAAGAAAACATTACTGGTCCTGTAAAATTGACTTTGCAGCTATTGACTACTTAGGAAGACCTATTGAAAACCCTACTGTACAAATAGATGTTGAAAGTGGTAGAAGATTCAACATCGAGTATGTTGATGAAAATGAAGATGCTCAAAACCCAATCATCTTACACTGTTCCCCTACCGGTAGTGTGGAAAGAGTTATCTGCAGCTTACTTGAAAACACTGCAAAAGAAGATGGAAAAGCTCCAATGTTACCAATTTGGTTAAGCCCATCTCAAGTAAGAATCTTGCCAATAGGTGAAAAACACTTAGACTATGCTAATGAATTGGCTGACAAGATTGCAGCAGAAAACATTCGTGTAGATGTTGACAACAGCGATGACAGAGTAGGTAAGAAAATCAGAAACGCTTCTAAAGAATGGATCCCTTACATTGTTGTAATTGGTGACAAGGAAATTGAAACCAACAATTACAATGTGACTGTAAGAAAAACTGGTGAGAAAGTTGACATGACTGCAGATGAACTTATCGCATCAGTTAAGGAAGAAACTGAAGGAATGCCATTCAGAAGACTTCCTTTACCAAGAAACGTTGCTGAAAGAATTAATTTCAAATAA
- a CDS encoding glycosyltransferase family 1 protein, whose product MDKKRILIIVTGRGIGGDAGTALNVYNALEKRGYDCEIALDESAPGLLFKKNNIGWNKVIIPQAGGHSATIMTTIKAGIRAIRGVLQTRKLLKSKKFDLELGILGGGAIVGALGAKLAGIPTVSLLITPLDTKVCSHIGTPIILPENNLFLVEDVPDNMVKSFSPVSDNLTHGDKNKALEKLKEYSKEAKEKNPDAIEFDENKPTIVFSSGSSLFEKTAQAINQFSKYADKYNLVLCGDPLNESVLDYIDESKMINVGFIDWVNDLLCLADLAVLTNDGLMLHEAMVCNLPVVILKRVKWGRYHDMVSIFKGATVECDLEDLDEKIFEVMDNYDEFAKRTDEYRTAILNVGDNICDIVDGYLK is encoded by the coding sequence GTGGATAAGAAAAGGATATTGATCATTGTAACAGGAAGAGGTATAGGCGGAGATGCTGGTACAGCATTGAATGTTTACAATGCGCTTGAAAAAAGAGGATATGATTGTGAAATCGCTTTGGATGAGTCCGCTCCAGGATTATTATTCAAAAAGAATAATATAGGATGGAATAAGGTTATTATTCCACAGGCTGGAGGTCACTCTGCAACAATCATGACCACCATTAAAGCAGGTATTCGTGCTATTAGAGGTGTTCTTCAAACAAGAAAGCTTTTGAAATCCAAGAAATTCGATTTGGAATTAGGCATTCTTGGGGGAGGGGCTATTGTTGGCGCTCTTGGTGCAAAATTAGCTGGAATTCCTACTGTAAGTCTTTTGATTACTCCACTAGACACTAAAGTATGCAGTCATATTGGAACTCCAATCATACTTCCTGAAAACAATTTATTTTTAGTTGAAGATGTTCCAGACAATATGGTAAAGTCTTTCTCTCCAGTAAGTGATAACCTTACCCACGGGGATAAGAACAAGGCATTGGAAAAGTTAAAGGAATACTCTAAAGAAGCTAAAGAGAAAAACCCTGATGCAATTGAGTTCGATGAAAACAAGCCAACCATAGTATTTTCATCCGGTTCCTCATTATTTGAAAAGACCGCTCAAGCAATCAATCAATTCTCTAAATACGCTGATAAGTACAATCTTGTTTTATGTGGTGATCCTTTGAATGAATCAGTTCTTGATTATATTGATGAAAGCAAAATGATCAATGTTGGTTTTATTGATTGGGTAAATGACCTATTGTGCCTTGCAGACCTTGCAGTACTCACAAATGACGGATTGATGCTTCACGAAGCCATGGTATGCAATTTGCCTGTTGTAATATTAAAAAGAGTAAAGTGGGGCAGATACCATGACATGGTTTCAATATTCAAAGGTGCAACTGTAGAGTGTGACCTTGAAGACTTGGATGAAAAGATTTTTGAAGTCATGGACAATTATGATGAGTTTGCAAAAAGAACAGATGAGTATAGAACAGCTATTTTAAATGTAGGAGACAACATTTGCGATATAGTTGATGGTTATTTAAAATAA